The Eleutherodactylus coqui strain aEleCoq1 chromosome 13, aEleCoq1.hap1, whole genome shotgun sequence genome includes a window with the following:
- the C13H17orf113 gene encoding uncharacterized protein C17orf113 homolog produces MDNLNPPLMFDFTTMGSGGSMVTPGKKPAGETSNSNKKCKRYFNEHWKEEFTWLEFDYERKLMFCMECRQALVKNKHGKAENAFTVGTDNFQRHALLRHVTSGAHRQALAVNSEQLAMDMQFHQELKSVIKAEMDPSKIAILTTVYTMAKDGISSAKLPSLLELQKFNLCEALLSSEQNEYYHPSSVRQMQAAIVKVLQSEDRKRLKDSPFIGLVFDETMDITEQRSLIAFATSISPCDGQLYIAFLGKFDLYSGDPSCVLDKVKDLLNDFHVPPKKVAWLSSDGSSLILDRQNGVGKKLKSLCPLTSEFHSISHRRSLLPTESFTSVEYVRKYESIIDAVYRLYGNKNGENQNFHELHNVLSICGIDLNCARMVHWISILPAVETIDSSWPTLVLLLESESPKSPIASGLCLELKKFWFVAFTKVLLDILPIFQKLNQFFQIEDLDISMINPIVTASHATLQAQKSTNGQNFQEFLNELNEYPDEDNESRFYYKGVELVDCSKVQLKDFELIKEACLDNVCKSLLDRFPSSVLKVVSSFSVVFNPKSYPSSLDDIGSYGEMELRHLLQYFSHVLVRERASNDFALFKRIVFSLSHLSFRDLCVKLVHSNSEMHELFPDFTVLAAVALVLPLGSLLFEKISQVKELQKQKCHQARMDGDLNDILKIAIDGPALNELDFSRAIHYFENTREPESFVSEGRWETEDV; encoded by the exons ATGGACAACCTCAACCCTCCCTTAATGTTTGATTTCACCACCATGGGCAGTGGCGGGAGCATGGTGACCCCTGGAAAAAAGCCAGCGGGGGAGACTTCCAACTCCAATAAGAAATGTAAGAGGTATTTCAACGAACACTGGAAGGAAGAGTTCACATGGCTGGAGTTTGACTATGAACGAAAGCTGATGTTTTGTATGGAGTGTCGACAGGCTCTTGTGAAGAACAAGCATGGCAAGGCTGAGAACGCCTTCACTGTGGGGACTGACAATTTTCAGAGACATGCGCTTTTGCGTCACGTAACGTCTGGCGCCCATAGGCAGGCGCTCGCTGTCAATAGTGAGCAGTTAGCCATGGATATGCAGTTTCACCAAGAGTTAAAGTCCGTCATCAAAGCCGAGATGGATCCATCTAAGATAGCTATTCTGACCACCGTCTACACCATGGCCAAGGATGGCATCTCAAGCGCGAAACTTCCATCTTTGCTGGAGCTGCAGAAATTTAATCTTTGTGAGGCATTGTTGTCTTCTGAGCAAAATGAGTATTACCATCCGAGCAGTGTAAGACAAATGCAG GCAGCCATTGTTAAAGTACTGCAGAGTGAAGATCGAAAGAGATTGAAAGATTCTCCGTTTATTGGGCTTGTGTTTGATGAGACCATGGATATCACAGAACAACGAAGTCTCATAGCGTTCGCTACATCCATTTCACCATGTGATGGACAACTGTACATCGCATTTCTGGGCAAGTTTGACTTGTATTCAGGGGACCCCAGCTGCGTTTTAGACAAAGTGAAAGACCTATTGAATGATTTTCATGTCCCACCTAAAAAAGTGGCTTGGTTAAGTTCTGATGGTTCATCACTAATTTTAGATAGGCAAAATGGTGTTGGCAAAAAGCTGAAGTCTCTTTGTCCACTTACATCAGAGTTTCACAGTATATCACACAGAAGGTCATTGCTTCCGACTGAAAGTTTTACCAGTGTTGAATATGTAAGAAAATATGAAAGTATTATAGATGCAGTCTATAGACTTTACGGCaataaaaatggggaaaatcaAAACTTTCACGAGTTGCATAATGTTCTCAGTATCTGCGGCATAGACCTGAATTGTGCAAGAATGGTTCATTGGATATCTATCTTGCCAGCTGTTGAAACCATTGACTCTTCTTGGCCAACTCTTGTTCTTTTACTTGAAAGTGAATCCCCCAAGTCTCCTATAGCCAGTGGATTGTGCTTGGAGCTAAAAAAGTTTTGGTTTGTGGCTTTTACCAAGGTTTTACTTGATATACTTCCCATCTTCCAAAAACTCAACCAGTTCTTCCAGATTGAGGATCTTGATATATCTATGATCAATCCAATAGTTACAGCATCACATGCCACTTTGCAGGCTCAAAAATCTACAAATGGACAGAACTTTCAAGAGTTCCTCAATGAGCTGAATGAATATCCTGACGAGGACAACGAGAGCAGGTTCTATTACAAAGGAGTAGAATTAGTCGACTGCTCCAAAGTCCAATTGAAAGACTTTGAGCTTATAAAAGAAGCCTGTCTCGACAATGTGTGCAAGAGCTTGCTGGACCGATTTCCTAGCAGTGTGCTTAAGGTGGTCAGCTCTTTTTCAGTTGTCTTCAACCCAAAGTCTTACCCATCATCCTTGGATGATATTGGTTCCTATGGTGAAATGGAATTACGGCACCTTCTACAGTATTTCTCTCATGTTTTGGTTCGTGAGAGAGCGTCAAATGACTTTGCCCTCTTCAAGCGTATTGTGTTCAGCCTTAGCCACTTGAGTTTTCGAGATCTTTGCGTGAAGCTAGTCCACTCCAACTCTGAGATGCATGAGCTTTTTCCTGATTTTACTGTCTTAGCTGCTGTTGCTTTAGTCCTGCCACTTGGATCTctactttttgaaaaaataaGTCAGGTGAAAGAGTTACAAAAGCAGAAATGCCATCAGGCAAGAATGGATGGCGACCTTAATGACATTCTTAAAATTGCTATTGATGGTCCAGCACTTAACGAGTTAGACTTTTCTAGAGCAATTCATTACTTTGAAAACACAAGGGAACCAGAGTCGTTTGTCTCTGAAGGCAGGTGGGAAACTGAGGATGTATGA